One stretch of Litoribrevibacter albus DNA includes these proteins:
- a CDS encoding alkene reductase, with protein sequence MTLFSSIRVGQYNLTNRVAMAPMTRCRTDQPGNIPNEMMAEYYAQRASAGLIISEATQISEQGQGYSFTPGIHNQEQIEGWKKVTRAVHQKHGKIFLQLWHVGRMSHSSFHQGGSPVAPSAINPEAQVWVADHHGQGSMVDCPTPRALATAEIHAIINDYRQAAINAIEAGFDGVEIHAANGYLIDQFLRTTSNIRKDKFGGSRENRVRFLLEISQAVSEAIGPDRVGVRLAPYITARGMSCPDIIPTILHAAQELNKLDIAYLHLAEADWDDAPTVPVEFRVQLRSTFNGAIIVAGGYGSEKARDILHRNYADIIAFGRPFIANPDFPARLQHQWPLSEFTPEHLFGGSKEGYTTYPNYQSAAN encoded by the coding sequence ATGACCTTATTTAGCTCTATTCGAGTCGGCCAATATAACCTCACCAACCGAGTTGCCATGGCCCCAATGACCCGCTGCCGGACCGATCAGCCGGGCAACATTCCGAATGAGATGATGGCCGAATACTATGCCCAACGTGCCAGTGCCGGGCTCATCATCAGTGAGGCCACCCAAATTTCAGAACAAGGTCAGGGTTACAGTTTCACGCCCGGCATTCATAACCAGGAGCAAATTGAAGGCTGGAAGAAAGTAACCCGCGCAGTGCATCAAAAACACGGAAAAATCTTTCTCCAACTGTGGCATGTTGGCCGCATGTCTCACAGCAGTTTTCATCAAGGCGGATCGCCGGTTGCGCCATCGGCCATCAACCCAGAAGCCCAAGTGTGGGTAGCCGACCATCACGGTCAAGGGAGCATGGTAGACTGCCCCACACCTCGTGCATTAGCCACCGCTGAAATCCACGCCATCATCAACGATTATCGACAAGCCGCCATCAATGCCATCGAAGCAGGTTTTGATGGTGTCGAAATACATGCAGCCAACGGCTATCTGATTGACCAGTTCTTGCGTACCACTTCAAACATTCGCAAGGATAAATTTGGCGGAAGCCGTGAGAACCGAGTGCGCTTTCTGTTGGAAATCAGTCAGGCCGTCTCTGAGGCCATCGGGCCAGATCGCGTTGGTGTACGTCTTGCGCCCTACATTACCGCTCGGGGTATGAGTTGCCCGGACATCATTCCAACTATTCTGCATGCCGCACAAGAACTCAACAAACTTGATATCGCCTACCTACACCTTGCAGAAGCCGACTGGGATGACGCACCCACCGTACCAGTGGAATTCCGAGTGCAATTACGCAGCACCTTCAACGGCGCCATTATAGTGGCTGGTGGTTATGGCTCAGAGAAAGCCAGAGACATACTACATCGTAACTACGCCGACATTATCGCCTTTGGTCGACCCTTCATCGCGAACCCGGATTTTCCGGCCCGGCTTCAACATCAATGGCCCTTAAGCGAGTTCACCCCCGAACACTTATTTGGCGGCTCGAAGGAAGGCTACACCACCTACCCAAATTACCAATCAGCAGCCAACTAA
- a CDS encoding LysR family transcriptional regulator, with protein MSSIQELRIFVETARQGGLSAAARHLDLSPAVTSAAVKRLESELGAPLFIRSTRHLRLTHQGEVFLDHCQKALQLIDDGYQSVRAGETVIQDVLQVSMPSDIGRRHLLSWLDEFQQMHPKVELRVQLSDRLVNIYQQPIDIAFRYGPPPDSRLIALPLLAENRRVLCASPEYLNQQGLPESPESLKDHNCLCFMLGDEVHNRWHFSLAGQPITVKVRGNRVADDGDAVRRWALSGQGVAYKSRLDVVEDLRAGRLIELCPEWQTEAAPFHLMCGDRRLLTPAVQALKAFVAEKCVALYH; from the coding sequence ATGAGTTCGATACAAGAATTACGTATATTTGTGGAAACGGCACGGCAAGGAGGATTGTCGGCGGCCGCTCGTCATCTGGATTTGTCGCCAGCGGTGACCAGTGCAGCAGTAAAACGATTGGAGTCCGAACTGGGAGCTCCGTTATTTATCCGCTCGACACGGCATCTGCGGTTGACCCATCAGGGTGAGGTGTTTTTGGATCACTGCCAAAAGGCGCTGCAGTTGATTGATGATGGCTATCAGTCGGTACGTGCCGGCGAGACCGTTATTCAGGATGTCCTGCAAGTGTCTATGCCATCGGATATTGGCCGACGGCATTTGCTGTCCTGGTTGGATGAATTTCAACAAATGCACCCGAAGGTTGAGTTACGAGTGCAGCTATCAGATCGCTTGGTGAACATCTATCAACAGCCTATTGATATCGCATTTCGCTATGGCCCGCCGCCGGACAGCCGATTAATTGCCTTGCCTTTGCTGGCAGAGAATCGACGGGTGCTCTGTGCCTCACCTGAGTACCTGAACCAACAAGGTCTGCCTGAATCACCCGAATCGCTAAAAGACCACAACTGTTTGTGCTTCATGCTCGGCGATGAGGTGCATAATCGTTGGCACTTTTCGTTGGCCGGGCAACCTATCACGGTAAAGGTCCGGGGTAATCGAGTGGCTGATGATGGCGACGCCGTGCGGCGTTGGGCTCTTTCCGGTCAGGGCGTTGCTTATAAATCCCGACTAGATGTGGTGGAAGATTTAAGAGCCGGACGTTTGATCGAGCTATGTCCTGAATGGCAAACAGAAGCGGCGCCCTTTCATTTGATGTGTGGCGATCGTCGTTTGCTGACGCCTGCAGTTCAGGCATTGAAAGCGTTTGTGGCAGAGAAATGCGTGGCTCTGTACCACTAG
- a CDS encoding L,D-transpeptidase family protein, whose protein sequence is MAERKKFELYPGITISCVLVLCTSALAFALSAASEIKPILPIPVAEKYITQLLTRPQHHFQESQLEHPQQITQIYHRMKNQTLWFDNFDLTPAGQSLVQALKENAVDQPENYPYHVDHILYRLQSMQTHPKEVTHLDVLLTDAFLSYANDALSGALIPNQNEPDHPAIIKTAASHQEYLDYASPAPPEAISLLDGELPRDQLQSLIEQVLTPQHSGYLKLRDALDYYLKLAQSEYSWTPFSEESELKMGDHHPEVIQLRTRLALLGDLFNHSFQMIPAHNFLELAARDFNTPLNFPGNELQPHQDYFDANLVEALKQFQRRHGLHPNGILDENTRAQLNITPDQRIHQIAVNMKRWRYLPETLGARYIMANIADYTLQVVDDGKTTLEMDIIVGRASRRTPILVQNMRTLVLNPTWTIPPRIARTSVLPRAKKNPKYLAKRGIEIVRGTGPERKVIDPKSIDWKHIDLEHFPYRLEQKPGRGNALGEVKFPLNNDFAIYLHDTSQPKLFERSMRALSSGCVRVSKPRELTAELLKDNPGWDMKRIARAHRNKRTMYLGLKQETPVYLMYWTAWVDDHGMIQFRDDIYHRDTKADHSATISML, encoded by the coding sequence ATGGCTGAACGAAAGAAATTCGAATTATATCCGGGCATTACAATCTCTTGTGTATTGGTACTGTGTACCTCCGCACTGGCCTTTGCCTTGTCTGCCGCATCCGAGATCAAACCGATCTTGCCTATCCCTGTGGCCGAAAAATACATTACTCAGTTACTGACTCGCCCCCAGCATCACTTTCAGGAAAGCCAGCTAGAACACCCGCAGCAGATAACACAGATTTACCATCGTATGAAAAATCAAACGCTGTGGTTTGATAATTTTGATCTGACCCCCGCCGGTCAATCTCTGGTTCAAGCACTCAAAGAAAACGCCGTCGATCAACCAGAGAATTACCCCTACCATGTGGATCACATCCTCTATCGTCTGCAAAGCATGCAAACCCACCCGAAGGAAGTCACTCACCTTGATGTCTTATTAACCGATGCATTTCTAAGTTACGCCAACGATGCCCTGTCTGGCGCACTCATTCCAAACCAGAATGAACCGGATCATCCCGCGATTATAAAAACCGCCGCATCCCATCAGGAATACCTAGATTATGCCTCCCCCGCACCGCCTGAAGCCATCAGTCTTCTGGACGGTGAATTGCCACGCGACCAACTGCAAAGTTTAATTGAGCAAGTACTGACGCCTCAGCACTCAGGGTATTTAAAACTCAGAGATGCCCTCGATTATTACCTGAAGCTGGCGCAATCGGAGTATTCCTGGACCCCTTTCAGCGAGGAAAGCGAATTAAAAATGGGGGATCATCACCCAGAAGTAATTCAACTCAGAACACGACTGGCGTTGTTAGGAGACTTGTTCAATCACAGTTTCCAAATGATTCCTGCGCATAACTTTCTCGAACTGGCGGCACGGGACTTCAATACCCCGCTTAATTTTCCCGGGAATGAACTTCAACCACATCAGGACTATTTCGACGCCAATCTGGTTGAAGCGTTAAAACAATTCCAACGCCGACATGGCCTTCATCCCAACGGCATTCTCGATGAAAACACTCGAGCCCAACTCAACATCACCCCGGATCAACGTATTCATCAAATCGCCGTTAATATGAAACGCTGGCGCTATCTTCCTGAGACTCTGGGCGCTCGTTACATCATGGCAAACATTGCCGATTACACCCTGCAAGTGGTGGATGACGGGAAAACCACGTTAGAGATGGATATCATTGTTGGACGAGCCAGTCGCCGTACCCCCATTCTCGTGCAGAACATGCGCACTTTAGTGCTCAATCCCACCTGGACCATTCCACCACGCATTGCTCGAACCAGTGTCCTGCCGAGAGCTAAGAAAAACCCTAAGTATTTAGCCAAACGTGGCATTGAAATTGTGCGCGGCACGGGGCCGGAACGTAAAGTCATAGACCCCAAAAGCATTGACTGGAAACACATTGATCTTGAGCACTTCCCCTACCGCTTAGAACAAAAGCCCGGCCGAGGTAACGCTTTGGGTGAAGTGAAATTCCCGCTCAATAACGATTTCGCCATTTATCTGCACGACACATCACAACCGAAATTGTTTGAACGTTCGATGAGGGCGTTGAGTTCCGGCTGTGTACGGGTGTCCAAGCCTCGTGAATTGACCGCCGAGTTGCTCAAGGATAACCCCGGTTGGGATATGAAGCGTATTGCGCGGGCACACCGAAATAAACGCACCATGTATTTAGGATTAAAACAGGAAACCCCGGTCTATTTGATGTATTGGACAGCCTGGGTGGACGATCATGGAATGATTCAATTCAGGGATGACATCTATCATCGAGATACCAAAGCAGATCACAGCGCGACTATCTCAATGCTATAA
- a CDS encoding NRDE family protein, whose product MCLVALAYKVHPEYPLVAVANRDEYHHRQAHPAHWWPDAPSVVAGKDLSAGGSWMASDHHGRLICLTNVRMGRAPQAEQALSRGKIVSDYIVQNIPAEQYLKQLSDRCHLFNPFNLLIYESGKLFYCNSLNRGFLSLPPGLYGLSNAFLDTPWPKVQAVKSHLQHAIIEDQINPDTLTNTLSDRTPYAHELLPDTGIPKEMEHILSSAFIVSPTYGTRCTSVFWQDQKSKCYFRESNWFATGEMASQQEFSWKAKHFQKVPAQHSIQKPYLL is encoded by the coding sequence ATGTGCCTAGTGGCCTTAGCCTATAAAGTACATCCAGAATACCCTTTAGTTGCAGTGGCTAATCGTGATGAATACCACCATCGCCAAGCTCACCCTGCACACTGGTGGCCGGATGCGCCGAGTGTCGTGGCAGGCAAGGATCTCAGTGCTGGCGGCAGCTGGATGGCGTCGGATCATCACGGCCGTTTGATCTGTCTGACCAATGTGCGTATGGGGCGGGCGCCTCAGGCAGAGCAAGCCTTGTCACGAGGCAAAATCGTCAGCGACTACATAGTCCAAAACATCCCGGCCGAGCAGTACCTCAAACAGCTGAGTGATCGTTGTCATCTCTTTAATCCGTTCAATCTGCTGATCTATGAATCGGGAAAGCTGTTTTACTGCAACAGCCTGAACCGAGGCTTCTTATCACTTCCCCCTGGACTGTATGGACTCAGTAATGCGTTTCTTGATACTCCCTGGCCGAAAGTCCAGGCGGTAAAATCGCACTTACAGCACGCCATTATTGAAGATCAGATTAATCCGGATACATTGACCAACACCTTGTCCGACAGAACGCCTTACGCCCATGAATTACTACCGGACACCGGCATTCCGAAAGAGATGGAGCACATACTGTCATCGGCCTTTATTGTCAGTCCGACCTACGGTACCCGATGCACCAGCGTGTTTTGGCAGGATCAAAAATCGAAGTGTTATTTCAGAGAGAGTAACTGGTTTGCTACCGGAGAAATGGCATCACAGCAGGAATTTTCCTGGAAAGCCAAACATTTCCAGAAAGTGCCAGCACAACATTCCATACAAAAGCCTTATTTGCTATAG
- a CDS encoding sulfite exporter TauE/SafE family protein — translation MVVLVYLAVGAVAGLLAGLFGIGGGMIIVPALVLAFEAQQVNPEVLTHLAVGTSLATIVFTSISSIRTHNQKGGVDWSAFKKISVGIVIGSALGVATADQLSGEHLQKIIGTFALCAAAQMAFQLSPKPTRQLPGSVGLGLVGSFIGWASAIFGIGGGTLSVPFLTWCNVKVQRAIGTAAAIGFPISVIAAITNVLVGWDKQGLPEWSTGYVYWPAFLGIVITSVFFARQGAKLAHRLPPLVLKRIFACLLVVVGTRFLLA, via the coding sequence ATGGTTGTCTTGGTCTATTTAGCGGTGGGTGCTGTCGCTGGATTGTTGGCGGGGTTGTTTGGTATCGGCGGTGGCATGATCATTGTGCCGGCGTTGGTTTTGGCGTTTGAAGCGCAGCAGGTGAACCCGGAGGTGTTGACTCACCTGGCGGTGGGCACATCGTTAGCCACTATTGTCTTTACTTCGATCAGTTCGATACGAACCCATAACCAGAAAGGCGGAGTGGATTGGTCTGCCTTCAAGAAAATCTCGGTGGGTATTGTGATTGGTTCTGCGTTGGGGGTGGCAACCGCCGACCAACTCAGTGGCGAACATTTGCAAAAAATCATTGGAACCTTCGCGTTATGTGCGGCGGCCCAAATGGCCTTTCAATTAAGCCCTAAACCGACGCGTCAATTGCCGGGTTCGGTGGGTCTTGGTCTGGTCGGTAGCTTTATCGGCTGGGCATCTGCGATTTTTGGTATTGGTGGCGGTACTCTATCTGTGCCGTTTCTCACCTGGTGTAATGTCAAAGTGCAGCGAGCGATTGGTACGGCTGCGGCGATAGGATTCCCTATTTCCGTGATCGCTGCGATAACCAATGTGTTGGTAGGCTGGGACAAACAGGGACTCCCTGAGTGGAGTACCGGCTATGTCTATTGGCCGGCTTTCCTTGGTATTGTTATTACCAGTGTGTTCTTTGCCCGTCAGGGCGCTAAGCTGGCGCATCGATTACCACCCTTGGTATTGAAACGTATTTTTGCGTGCTTATTGGTCGTTGTGGGTACACGTTTCTTACTTGCGTAA
- the lgt gene encoding prolipoprotein diacylglyceryl transferase — protein MIAYPSIDPVAIELGPLKVHWYGLMYLVGFAAAYFLLNHRAKKNGQYTQEQISDLVFWGALGVILGGRIGYVLFYNFSHFLEDPLSLFAIWEGGMSFHGGLLGVMISLTLYGRKINKTFFELMDFIVPVVPIGLGAGRIGNFIGGELWGRATDVPWAMVFPRADELPRHPSQLYQFALEGVALFLIVWFFSSKERPRMVVSGLFLACYGVFRFIVEFVRQPDVQLGFLYGDWLTMGQVLSTPMILIGLAFMVYGYKKNSASAA, from the coding sequence ATGATTGCTTACCCTTCCATCGATCCGGTGGCCATTGAGCTAGGGCCGTTAAAAGTACATTGGTATGGTTTAATGTATTTGGTGGGCTTTGCCGCCGCCTATTTTCTGTTAAACCACCGCGCCAAAAAGAATGGACAGTACACTCAGGAGCAGATCTCCGATTTGGTGTTCTGGGGTGCCCTGGGTGTGATTTTGGGGGGGCGTATCGGATACGTACTCTTCTATAACTTCAGTCATTTCCTGGAAGATCCGTTATCGTTATTTGCTATTTGGGAAGGCGGTATGTCTTTCCACGGTGGTCTATTGGGGGTGATGATTTCACTGACCCTTTACGGTCGTAAGATCAATAAGACCTTCTTTGAACTGATGGATTTTATTGTGCCGGTAGTGCCCATCGGTTTGGGCGCGGGACGCATCGGTAACTTCATCGGTGGTGAGCTTTGGGGCCGGGCAACGGATGTCCCTTGGGCGATGGTGTTTCCAAGAGCGGATGAATTACCTCGCCATCCTTCACAGCTCTATCAATTTGCTTTGGAAGGCGTCGCGCTGTTTCTGATTGTGTGGTTCTTCTCCAGCAAAGAGCGTCCACGTATGGTGGTGTCCGGGTTGTTCCTTGCGTGTTATGGCGTCTTCCGATTTATCGTTGAATTTGTTCGTCAGCCAGATGTACAGCTTGGCTTCTTGTATGGTGATTGGTTAACCATGGGGCAAGTACTGTCGACACCGATGATTTTGATCGGATTGGCATTCATGGTTTATGGCTACAAAAAGAACAGTGCATCCGCAGCCTGA
- a CDS encoding thymidylate synthase: protein MKQYLDLCSRIVEEGVWVDNARTGKRCLTVINADLTYNVGANEFPLVTTRKSYWKSAIAEIIGYLRGYDNAEDFRKLGTKTWDANANDNDAWLANPYRKGTDDMGLVYGAIGRNFPKPDGGSVDLLRKIIDDLKAGQDDRGEILTFYHPGAFHMGCLRPCMYSHHFSLLGDTLYLNSTQRSCDVPLGLNFNMVQVYVLLALVAQITGHKPGMAYHKIVNAHIYEDQLDLMRDVQLKREPFAPPQLSINPDIKSLEDIETWVTMDDFEVTGYQCHEPIQYPFSV, encoded by the coding sequence ATGAAACAATATCTCGACTTGTGCTCTCGAATTGTCGAGGAAGGCGTTTGGGTAGACAACGCCAGAACCGGTAAGCGTTGCTTAACGGTAATCAATGCTGATTTAACCTACAACGTTGGTGCGAATGAGTTTCCACTGGTGACAACCCGAAAGAGTTATTGGAAATCGGCCATTGCTGAAATTATCGGATATTTGCGTGGCTACGATAACGCCGAAGACTTCCGTAAGTTGGGCACAAAAACCTGGGATGCCAACGCCAATGACAACGACGCCTGGTTAGCCAATCCATATCGTAAGGGCACGGACGACATGGGGTTGGTTTACGGTGCGATTGGTCGTAACTTTCCAAAACCGGACGGTGGCAGTGTCGACTTGCTGCGTAAGATTATCGATGACCTGAAAGCAGGGCAGGATGATCGTGGTGAGATCCTGACTTTCTATCACCCTGGTGCGTTCCACATGGGGTGCCTGCGCCCATGCATGTACAGCCATCACTTCTCGTTGTTGGGTGATACGCTTTACCTTAACAGTACTCAGCGTTCGTGCGATGTGCCGTTAGGGCTGAATTTTAATATGGTTCAGGTTTACGTGTTATTGGCGCTGGTAGCTCAGATTACCGGGCACAAGCCGGGCATGGCCTATCACAAGATTGTGAACGCGCATATCTATGAAGATCAGCTGGACTTGATGCGCGATGTTCAATTGAAGCGTGAGCCGTTTGCGCCGCCTCAGTTGTCGATCAATCCCGACATTAAGTCATTGGAAGACATCGAGACCTGGGTGACGATGGATGACTTCGAAGTCACCGGCTACCAGTGTCACGAGCCGATCCAATATCCATTCAGTGTATAA
- a CDS encoding dihydrofolate reductase, with translation MKLSMIVAMAENRVIGRDNKLPWYLPEDLKYFKKVTMGKPIIMGRKTYESIGRPLPGRPNIVLSRSGFEAPEGVHVVSTIDAAKELAESLALINGYEEAMIIGGAQIYAMAFDQCDRFYLTQVHADVEGDAYFPEFDQSAWQEIGREEFKAEGPNPYDYSFIVLERAA, from the coding sequence ATGAAACTGTCAATGATAGTGGCGATGGCTGAGAACCGAGTTATCGGTCGGGACAATAAGCTGCCGTGGTATTTACCGGAAGATCTTAAATACTTCAAAAAGGTCACCATGGGTAAGCCGATTATTATGGGTCGCAAAACCTATGAGTCGATTGGCAGGCCTTTGCCGGGTCGTCCCAACATTGTGTTGAGCCGAAGTGGTTTTGAGGCACCGGAAGGGGTGCATGTGGTTTCGACCATTGATGCGGCCAAAGAACTTGCTGAGAGTCTGGCGTTAATTAATGGTTATGAAGAAGCGATGATCATTGGCGGTGCTCAAATCTACGCAATGGCCTTTGATCAGTGCGATCGTTTCTATCTGACTCAAGTGCATGCGGACGTTGAAGGTGATGCCTATTTCCCTGAATTTGATCAATCTGCGTGGCAGGAAATTGGTCGTGAAGAGTTCAAAGCTGAAGGTCCGAATCCCTACGATTACAGCTTCATTGTGTTAGAAAGAGCGGCGTAA
- a CDS encoding CBS domain-containing protein, whose translation MTQYQPLKLVSLNSNVPSTSSRIKLPNIKWSLSSPASALVDAFMDQKTVTIHADDGLQNTLHVMHAMKVPVCLVENGRNEVIGIVTKRDVMGQRAVAYATKSGTPIAELSVRDVMIPRSSLFCISKDEARSADIGDVVETLKRIGDSYILITDDQVSSSVIHCVIPTSEINQLLNTHLLLGFRAINMMDMHFALSGAPCDF comes from the coding sequence ATGACTCAGTATCAGCCTTTAAAGTTAGTCTCATTAAATTCCAACGTTCCTTCCACTTCATCCAGAATAAAACTGCCCAACATTAAATGGTCGCTTTCCAGCCCGGCATCGGCGTTAGTGGATGCTTTTATGGATCAGAAGACGGTGACGATTCATGCCGACGATGGTTTACAGAACACCTTGCATGTCATGCATGCCATGAAAGTGCCGGTGTGTTTGGTTGAAAATGGTCGTAATGAAGTGATTGGCATTGTGACGAAACGTGATGTTATGGGGCAGCGAGCGGTGGCCTATGCGACAAAATCGGGAACGCCGATTGCCGAATTATCCGTTCGGGATGTAATGATTCCCAGATCGTCGTTGTTCTGTATTTCCAAGGACGAAGCTCGTTCGGCGGACATTGGCGATGTCGTGGAAACGTTGAAGCGGATAGGCGATAGCTATATTTTAATCACCGATGATCAAGTGAGCAGTTCGGTGATTCACTGTGTTATTCCTACGTCTGAAATCAATCAGCTACTGAATACGCACCTGCTGCTGGGATTCAGAGCCATCAATATGATGGACATGCATTTCGCGCTGTCGGGCGCACCGTGTGATTTTTAA
- a CDS encoding HDOD domain-containing protein: protein MTELKKQISASLRKDLEAGELILPSLPEVAMTIQEEVKKKSSTAHSVAKVIMLDPGLTAHFLKVANSPLYRTKNAVKGLPEAIGLIGINSVLNMALTYTMRTMFVNTEGPWKKVLIQQWNEATELAAIVTVLADYIPNFDSDHVMVAAMLQNIGVLPLINHLQHFPDLEEEDVEHLVEENATKAGLALVKLWGLGQSFGDVIKARRNWNFESTESLDTTDLITIARYHYMKGKKRLSECPPPSEISAFRHLEKLNFSADMSEQWIDSAREKIRAIKRMLSM from the coding sequence ATGACTGAATTAAAAAAACAAATATCAGCATCGCTACGAAAAGATTTAGAAGCCGGAGAGCTTATCTTACCGAGCCTGCCTGAGGTCGCGATGACCATTCAGGAAGAGGTTAAGAAAAAGTCATCCACCGCTCATTCTGTTGCCAAAGTCATCATGCTCGACCCTGGGCTAACCGCTCACTTTTTAAAAGTAGCAAACAGCCCGCTTTACCGTACAAAAAATGCGGTAAAAGGGCTGCCTGAAGCCATTGGTTTGATCGGTATTAATTCAGTGTTAAACATGGCCTTAACCTATACCATGCGGACTATGTTTGTGAACACAGAAGGGCCGTGGAAAAAGGTACTCATTCAGCAATGGAATGAAGCCACCGAACTGGCGGCGATTGTGACCGTACTGGCAGATTACATTCCCAACTTTGACAGTGACCATGTAATGGTTGCCGCGATGTTGCAAAACATTGGGGTATTGCCATTAATCAATCACCTCCAACATTTTCCCGATCTCGAGGAAGAAGACGTCGAACATCTGGTGGAAGAAAACGCCACCAAAGCAGGACTGGCCTTGGTTAAGCTGTGGGGACTGGGACAGAGCTTTGGAGATGTCATTAAGGCCCGTCGGAATTGGAACTTCGAATCCACCGAATCACTGGATACCACGGATCTGATTACGATCGCCCGATACCATTACATGAAGGGCAAAAAACGCCTCTCCGAATGTCCGCCGCCCAGTGAGATTTCAGCATTCCGACACTTGGAAAAATTGAATTTTTCCGCAGATATGAGCGAACAATGGATTGATTCTGCCCGAGAAAAAATTCGGGCGATTAAGCGTATGCTGAGCATGTAG